A single region of the Anaerostipes rhamnosivorans genome encodes:
- a CDS encoding YebC/PmpR family DNA-binding transcriptional regulator, with translation MSGHSKFANIKHKKEKNDAKKGKIFTKLGREIAVAVKEGGADPENNSRLRDIVAKAKANNMPNDTIDRSIKKAAGDANAVNYESITYEGYGPSGVAIIVEALTDNKNRTASNVRSAFTKGSGSIGTPGCVSYMFEKKGQILIAKEDCEMDEDDLMMTALDAGAEDFAAEEDSYEIVTDPDDFSKVREALEAESIEMASAEVTMIPNTMVDLTSEDDIKNLQKTLDLLEEDDDVQDVWHNWDE, from the coding sequence ATGTCAGGACATAGTAAGTTTGCGAATATCAAACACAAAAAAGAAAAGAACGATGCAAAAAAGGGAAAGATCTTTACAAAGCTTGGCAGAGAGATCGCAGTGGCAGTTAAGGAAGGCGGAGCGGATCCGGAAAACAACAGCCGGCTCCGTGACATTGTGGCTAAGGCAAAGGCCAATAATATGCCCAATGACACCATTGACCGAAGCATCAAAAAGGCGGCGGGGGACGCAAACGCTGTCAACTATGAATCAATTACATATGAAGGATACGGCCCAAGCGGAGTTGCCATCATCGTGGAAGCTCTGACAGACAACAAAAACAGGACGGCTTCCAATGTAAGGAGCGCCTTTACAAAGGGGAGCGGCAGCATCGGAACACCGGGATGCGTTTCCTATATGTTTGAAAAGAAAGGCCAGATCCTGATCGCAAAAGAAGACTGTGAGATGGATGAGGACGATCTGATGATGACCGCATTGGACGCAGGGGCAGAAGATTTTGCTGCGGAGGAAGACAGCTATGAGATCGTTACAGATCCGGATGATTTTTCTAAAGTCAGGGAAGCACTGGAGGCAGAGTCCATTGAGATGGCCAGCGCGGAAGTGACCATGATCCCGAATACCATGGTAGATCTCACCTCGGAAGACGATATCAAGAATCTTCAGAAGACATTAGATTTACTGGAAGAAGACGATGATGTTCAGGATGTCTGGCACAATTGGGACGAATAA
- a CDS encoding YbaK/EbsC family protein yields MSVTAVRNYLKLYGMDERAKEFEVSSATVELASKALGVAEARIAKTLSFYGQEEGCILIVTAGDVKIDNKKFKSFFGMKAKMLRGEDVEALTGHERGGVCPFANPEGAKVYLDRSLQRFQTVFPACGSASSAIELTKEELFTCSQAREWIDVTKPAREKS; encoded by the coding sequence ATGTCAGTAACAGCAGTCAGGAATTATTTAAAATTATATGGTATGGACGAGAGGGCTAAAGAGTTTGAGGTTTCCAGCGCTACAGTAGAGCTTGCGTCAAAAGCCCTGGGAGTTGCGGAGGCCAGGATCGCCAAGACCTTGTCGTTTTATGGGCAGGAGGAAGGATGCATTCTCATCGTGACGGCCGGAGACGTTAAAATTGATAATAAAAAGTTTAAATCTTTCTTCGGAATGAAGGCAAAGATGCTCAGGGGAGAAGATGTAGAAGCACTGACGGGCCATGAAAGAGGCGGTGTCTGCCCGTTTGCGAATCCGGAGGGGGCAAAAGTTTATCTGGATCGGTCCTTACAGCGGTTTCAGACTGTTTTTCCGGCCTGCGGGAGCGCAAGTTCAGCTATTGAACTCACGAAAGAAGAATTGTTTACCTGTTCACAGGCAAGGGAGTGGATTGATGTGACAAAACCAGCGAGGGAGAAGTCATGA
- the rlmH gene encoding 23S rRNA (pseudouridine(1915)-N(3))-methyltransferase RlmH yields MKVRLICVGKIKEPYLRKLIERCETTLNSRCRLEIIELKDEKTPDGASQKEEERIRQIEGERILSRIPEGSFVVPLCIDGKQMGTEELRRRWENWNREKDAEVVFIIGGSLGLSRAVQKRGNMKLSFSRMTFPHQLMRLILLEQLVTVSGTKEK; encoded by the coding sequence ATGAAGGTCAGGCTCATCTGTGTGGGGAAGATCAAGGAACCATACCTCAGAAAGCTCATTGAACGCTGTGAAACAACTTTAAACAGCCGGTGTCGGCTGGAAATCATTGAACTGAAGGATGAAAAAACACCGGATGGGGCAAGCCAAAAAGAGGAGGAGCGCATTCGTCAAATTGAGGGAGAGCGGATTCTTAGCAGGATTCCGGAGGGAAGCTTCGTGGTGCCTTTATGCATCGATGGAAAACAGATGGGAACAGAGGAACTAAGGCGTAGATGGGAGAATTGGAACCGGGAAAAGGATGCGGAAGTTGTTTTTATCATCGGAGGATCCCTGGGCCTTAGCAGGGCTGTCCAGAAAAGAGGAAACATGAAGCTGAGCTTCAGCCGTATGACCTTTCCCCATCAGCTGATGCGCCTGATTCTTTTGGAACAGCTTGTAACGGTATCAGGAACAAAGGAGAAATGA
- a CDS encoding response regulator transcription factor → MMETILIIEDHKDVSAMLLECLVEAGYRAEISATGTDGIKKLREHSFDLVLLDLMLPYKSGDQVLRELRTFSDIPVIVISAKDMVGTKIDLLKLGADDYITKPFDLGEVEARVLSNLRRRSSLRKKEQTLRYKDLMLSKDAKSVFLGERDLEFTAKEYAILELLMEHPNKVYTKANLYETVWEDDYLGDDNAVKTHMSNLRSKLKRANPEGQYIETVWGIGYRLFKV, encoded by the coding sequence ATGATGGAGACAATCTTGATCATAGAAGACCATAAGGATGTGAGCGCTATGCTGCTTGAATGTCTTGTAGAGGCAGGTTATAGGGCTGAAATATCAGCAACCGGCACAGACGGGATCAAAAAGCTCAGGGAACACAGTTTTGATCTGGTGTTGTTAGATCTGATGCTTCCTTACAAAAGCGGTGACCAGGTGTTAAGAGAGCTGCGGACATTTTCTGATATCCCGGTGATCGTCATCTCTGCAAAGGATATGGTTGGCACAAAGATCGACCTGTTAAAACTAGGGGCAGATGATTACATAACGAAGCCATTTGACTTGGGCGAAGTGGAAGCCAGAGTCCTGTCGAATCTCAGAAGGCGGAGTTCTCTGAGGAAGAAGGAGCAGACTCTCAGATATAAAGACCTGATGCTCTCAAAGGATGCAAAAAGTGTTTTCCTGGGAGAAAGGGATCTGGAATTTACAGCCAAGGAGTATGCCATTCTGGAGCTTTTGATGGAACATCCCAATAAGGTCTATACGAAAGCAAATCTGTACGAGACGGTCTGGGAAGATGATTATTTGGGGGATGACAACGCGGTAAAGACTCACATGAGCAACTTAAGAAGCAAGTTAAAGAGGGCAAATCCTGAGGGACAATACATAGAGACAGTATGGGGCATCGGTTACCGGCTGTTCAAGGTTTAA
- a CDS encoding fibronectin type III domain-containing protein, whose amino-acid sequence MTVRGTGKAVVKASVPKSGIYGSASKNITVTITPKRPAVQAKNIKKKKLQISWKRNKRASGYVIYVASNSKFKKLKKYTVKRTLSKKIVSKLKKGNKYWIRMRAYKTADGKKIYSSYSKTKAVKIRR is encoded by the coding sequence GTGACGGTTAGAGGGACAGGAAAAGCTGTGGTGAAAGCGTCTGTTCCAAAGTCAGGGATTTATGGAAGTGCCTCAAAAAACATTACGGTTACAATAACACCGAAGCGTCCGGCAGTGCAAGCTAAAAATATCAAGAAAAAGAAACTGCAGATAAGCTGGAAGAGAAACAAAAGGGCAAGCGGGTATGTGATCTATGTGGCATCCAACTCAAAATTTAAAAAGCTGAAAAAGTATACGGTAAAGAGAACCTTATCTAAGAAAATCGTATCTAAACTCAAGAAGGGGAATAAGTATTGGATCCGTATGAGAGCATATAAAACGGCAGACGGTAAAAAGATATATAGCAGTTACAGCAAAACAAAAGCGGTAAAAATTAGAAGATAA
- a CDS encoding zinc metallopeptidase, which produces MFPMYGVFWDPTYILIIIGIIITLIASGKMNSTFSRYSKVHSHTGLTGAQAATKILNQAGIFDVVVERVSGNLTDHYDPRSKVLRLSDATYNATSVAAIGVAAHECGHAMQDKESYAPLKIRGSLVPAASIGSNLSWVFIILGIVLGANQTLLNIGILLFSLAVLFQLVTLPVEFNASSRALKALRGSAMMYEDELEDTRKVLSAAALTYVASAAAAVLSLLRLVLLFGGSRDD; this is translated from the coding sequence ATGTTTCCTATGTATGGAGTTTTTTGGGACCCAACGTATATATTGATCATTATCGGCATCATTATCACATTGATTGCATCCGGTAAGATGAACTCAACATTCAGCCGGTATTCCAAGGTACACAGCCACACCGGGCTGACTGGAGCGCAGGCGGCTACAAAGATTTTAAATCAGGCAGGAATCTTTGATGTAGTGGTGGAGCGTGTGTCCGGCAATCTGACTGACCATTATGATCCAAGGAGTAAGGTTTTGAGGCTTTCCGACGCAACCTACAACGCCACATCCGTTGCGGCGATCGGAGTCGCGGCACATGAGTGTGGTCATGCGATGCAGGATAAAGAATCCTATGCCCCTTTAAAGATCCGTGGAAGCCTGGTACCGGCAGCAAGTATTGGTTCCAACCTCTCATGGGTATTTATTATTCTTGGTATTGTGTTAGGAGCTAACCAGACATTGCTGAACATAGGGATTCTGCTGTTTTCTCTGGCTGTACTTTTTCAGCTGGTGACGCTGCCAGTAGAGTTTAATGCGTCAAGTCGTGCGCTGAAGGCTTTGCGGGGTTCTGCTATGATGTACGAGGATGAACTGGAGGATACAAGAAAGGTGTTGTCAGCGGCAGCTTTGACCTATGTGGCGTCTGCGGCGGCAGCTGTTTTAAGTCTTCTCCGTCTGGTGCTTTTATTCGGAGGCAGCAGGGACGATTAA